One Undibacter mobilis genomic region harbors:
- a CDS encoding TRAP transporter substrate-binding protein, whose protein sequence is MLIRKSMTVAVLLLTAAAALSPATAQKREFSFAYDQPKQSGYGIGAAMFDKKLQELSKGTMSINQYPSAQLGTEAQTMQKVQTGDIDFVILSTANASTAQPESGVFSLHFIFRDEAHAIKVLGDAKVIAAMRELYAAKIKGAHMIALGSQGLRHMYGKKAVEKVADIKGVKMRVQATVTEDTLFPAYGAQVVHMPFGEVYTALQTGVTDMAENGINNYLVNKHYEPAPVLSLTEHEANHSALFVSDKVWSSLTDEQKKWVQAAADEVSKNEPAAAFKLEHEALAKLEKMGVKIVKTVDKSGFSQISKPIQDKLAKDLGPNAVKVLELVRNVQ, encoded by the coding sequence ATGCTCATCCGGAAATCAATGACGGTTGCCGTGCTGCTGCTGACCGCAGCCGCCGCCCTTTCGCCGGCCACCGCGCAGAAGCGTGAATTTTCGTTCGCCTACGACCAGCCCAAACAGAGTGGCTACGGCATCGGCGCCGCGATGTTCGACAAGAAACTGCAGGAGCTCAGCAAGGGCACGATGTCGATCAACCAGTATCCGAGCGCGCAGCTCGGCACCGAAGCGCAGACCATGCAGAAGGTGCAGACCGGCGACATCGACTTCGTGATCCTGTCCACCGCCAATGCCTCGACCGCGCAGCCGGAGTCGGGCGTGTTCTCGCTTCACTTCATCTTCCGCGACGAAGCGCACGCCATCAAGGTGCTCGGCGATGCGAAGGTGATCGCCGCCATGCGCGAGCTTTACGCTGCGAAGATCAAGGGCGCGCACATGATCGCCCTCGGCTCGCAGGGCTTGCGCCACATGTACGGCAAGAAAGCCGTCGAGAAGGTCGCCGACATCAAGGGCGTCAAGATGCGCGTGCAGGCGACCGTAACCGAGGACACGCTGTTCCCGGCCTACGGCGCGCAGGTCGTTCACATGCCGTTCGGCGAGGTCTACACCGCCTTGCAGACCGGCGTCACCGACATGGCCGAAAACGGCATTAACAACTACCTCGTCAACAAGCACTATGAGCCGGCGCCCGTGCTGTCGCTCACCGAACACGAGGCCAACCACTCCGCCCTCTTCGTCAGCGACAAGGTATGGTCGAGCCTGACCGACGAGCAAAAGAAGTGGGTGCAGGCCGCCGCCGACGAAGTGTCGAAAAACGAACCGGCCGCTGCCTTCAAACTCGAGCACGAAGCCCTCGCCAAGCTTGAGAAGATGGGCGTCAAGATCGTCAAGACCGTCGACAAGAGCGGTTTCTCTCAGATCAGCAAGCCGATCCAGGACAAGCTGGCGAAAGACCTTGGCCCCAACGCGGTCAAGGTGCTCGAACTCGTGCGTAACGTCCAGTAA
- a CDS encoding dipeptidase — protein MTKPIPVFDGHNDVLLRLYKSPSTDPVADFLGGEEAGHIDLKKARAGGLAGGLFALYSPSPRTASTTESTTGALSRPLPPPLPMDEARASAAGELAILVRIERASQGAVAICRSTAEIKAAMARGAFAAVLHIEGADAIDDKLDFLDVLYAAGLRSLGPVWSRPNIFGHGVPFRFPSSPDIGEGLTAAGENLVRVCDEMKILIDLSHINEKGFWDVARLSKAPLVATHSNAHALCPSPRNLTDKQLAAIRDTGGMVGLNFATGFLRPDGSMRPDTDIALMVQHLDYLLEKLGENHVGLGSDFDGATVPQTIGSAAGLPVLFEALRAKGYSDTLLTKIASENWLNLLARTIG, from the coding sequence ATGACCAAACCGATCCCCGTTTTCGACGGCCACAACGACGTCCTGCTGCGGCTCTACAAGTCCCCCTCCACCGACCCGGTCGCCGATTTTCTGGGCGGCGAGGAAGCCGGCCATATCGACCTGAAGAAGGCGCGCGCCGGCGGCCTGGCCGGCGGGTTGTTCGCGCTGTATTCGCCCTCGCCCCGCACGGCCAGCACAACCGAATCGACGACCGGCGCCTTGTCGCGGCCGTTGCCGCCGCCGCTGCCAATGGACGAAGCGCGCGCCTCGGCGGCCGGCGAACTCGCCATCCTCGTGCGGATTGAGCGCGCGTCGCAAGGCGCGGTCGCGATCTGCCGCTCGACGGCGGAGATCAAAGCGGCGATGGCGCGCGGCGCGTTCGCCGCGGTGCTGCACATCGAAGGCGCCGACGCCATCGATGACAAGCTCGACTTTCTCGACGTGCTTTACGCAGCCGGCTTGCGCTCGCTCGGCCCGGTGTGGAGCCGGCCCAACATTTTCGGCCATGGCGTGCCGTTCCGCTTTCCGTCGAGCCCCGACATTGGCGAGGGCTTGACCGCCGCGGGTGAAAACCTCGTGCGCGTCTGCGACGAGATGAAGATCCTGATCGACCTGTCGCACATCAACGAAAAAGGGTTCTGGGATGTGGCGCGGCTGTCGAAGGCGCCGCTGGTCGCAACGCATTCCAATGCGCATGCCTTGTGCCCGAGCCCGCGCAATCTCACCGACAAGCAACTCGCGGCGATCCGAGACACCGGCGGCATGGTGGGGCTGAATTTCGCCACCGGCTTCCTGAGGCCGGATGGCAGCATGCGTCCGGACACGGACATCGCCCTGATGGTCCAGCATCTCGATTATCTGCTCGAGAAACTCGGCGAAAATCACGTCGGCCTCGGCTCGGACTTCGATGGCGCCACGGTACCGCAGACGATCGGCTCCGCCGCCGGCCTGCCGGTGCTCTTCGAGGCGCTGCGCGCCAAGGGGTATTCCGACACGCTTCTCACCAAGATCGCCTCGGAAAACTGGCTCAATTTGCTGGCGCGCACCATCGGCTGA
- a CDS encoding di-heme oxidoredictase family protein, whose translation MTLMRGVVSSGVAVIAVLASSAVSLSADDSDVIERGRAVFHAAWVPPGAANEFTGLGPVFNTDSCASCHVDNGRGAPVRADDRANTSLVVKFAARDNGGGADTIRRYGNRLNYRAVTGVPAEGELTVAFETIEGRFADGERYALQKPVYGFDKLGNGAVAKDTLVAVRMAPPIAGLGLLEKVPEDWIKARAAANGASGGPVKGRPNAVWDSINFRMTLGRFGWKADTPNLTRIIAAAFITDMGLTSRLFPLDNCGEMQSACKASAAPSRIEVDDATLDAVTQYVALLPPPPPRIDADSERGRALFASTGCISCHVPKVPVMMADGKTSEIAPYTDLLLHDMGDGLADGMPEAAATGREWRTAPLWGLGLARCTPDRAGYLHDGRARNVSEAILWHGGEAAQARHAFARLDAQQREALLKFLDGL comes from the coding sequence ATGACACTCATGCGTGGTGTCGTGTCATCAGGCGTAGCGGTTATCGCGGTGCTCGCGTCGAGCGCCGTCAGCCTGTCCGCCGACGATTCAGATGTCATCGAACGCGGCCGCGCGGTGTTTCACGCCGCCTGGGTGCCGCCGGGTGCGGCCAACGAATTCACCGGTCTCGGCCCGGTGTTCAACACCGACTCCTGCGCGTCATGCCATGTTGACAATGGTCGCGGTGCGCCGGTGCGCGCCGATGATCGCGCCAACACGTCTCTGGTGGTGAAGTTCGCGGCGCGGGACAATGGTGGCGGCGCGGACACGATCCGGCGTTATGGCAATCGCCTCAACTACCGCGCTGTGACCGGCGTGCCGGCCGAAGGCGAATTGACCGTGGCGTTCGAGACCATCGAGGGTCGCTTTGCCGATGGCGAGCGTTACGCCTTGCAGAAACCCGTCTATGGTTTCGACAAGCTCGGCAACGGCGCAGTCGCGAAGGACACGCTCGTCGCCGTGCGCATGGCGCCGCCGATCGCCGGGCTCGGCCTCCTGGAGAAAGTGCCGGAGGATTGGATCAAGGCTCGCGCCGCCGCCAATGGGGCAAGCGGAGGGCCGGTGAAGGGCCGGCCCAACGCCGTGTGGGACTCGATCAATTTCCGCATGACGCTCGGCCGCTTCGGCTGGAAGGCGGATACGCCCAATCTCACGCGCATCATTGCCGCCGCCTTTATCACCGATATGGGACTGACGTCGCGACTGTTTCCGTTGGACAACTGCGGGGAGATGCAGTCCGCATGCAAGGCTTCTGCCGCGCCATCCCGGATCGAAGTCGATGACGCGACGCTCGACGCTGTCACGCAGTATGTCGCGCTATTGCCGCCACCGCCGCCGCGCATTGATGCCGACAGCGAGCGCGGCCGCGCGCTGTTTGCCAGCACCGGCTGCATATCGTGTCATGTGCCGAAGGTGCCGGTCATGATGGCGGACGGCAAAACAAGCGAAATTGCGCCTTACACGGATCTGTTGCTGCACGACATGGGTGACGGTCTTGCCGACGGCATGCCGGAAGCGGCGGCCACGGGCCGTGAATGGCGCACGGCGCCGCTGTGGGGACTCGGACTGGCGCGCTGCACGCCGGATCGCGCCGGTTATCTGCATGACGGCCGCGCCCGCAATGTGTCCGAGGCGATCCTCTGGCACGGCGGCGAAGCTGCACAGGCGCGCCACGCGTTCGCGCGGCTCGATGCGCAACAACGCGAAGCGTTGCTGAAATTTCTCGACGGTCTTTAG
- a CDS encoding IlvD/Edd family dehydratase has protein sequence MSNGLRQGLTSYGDTAFSLFLRKAFIKGMGYSDDALDRPIVGITDTYSDFNPCHGNVPQLIEAVKRGVMLAGAMPMVFPTISIHESFAFPTSMFLRNLMAMDTEEMIRALPVDSVVLIGGCDKTIPAQVMGAASADKPAIVLPTGPMLVGHFKGEQLGACTDCRRLWGEYRGERMSGEDIERANERLVPSVGTCGVMGTASTIACMMEALGLSLPGSASIPAVHADRIRMAELTGKRAAEMTKGGPKPSEILTKDAFRNAIVMLQAIGGSTNGVVHLSAIAGRTRNPISLETYDEVGRNTPVLVDLKPTGQHYMEHFHQAGGVPRLMQELKDLLALDARHVAGGTLGDAIKTFEDVPGQTVIRPRTAPLKSEGGLVVLRGNLAPRGAVLKQGAAAAKLMQHEGRAVVFDSVADMTARIDDPSLDVTADDILVMRNAGPIGAPGMPEAGYIPIPKKLAQQGVKDMVRMSDARMSGTAFGTIVLHISPEAAVGGPLALVKTGDRIRLDVKARRIDLLIDDAEMKKRQAAWRPPPVPEVAQRGYAKLYREHVQQADEGCDFDFLARPGDKT, from the coding sequence ATGAGTAATGGACTACGGCAAGGCCTCACGAGCTACGGCGACACCGCATTCTCGCTGTTCCTGCGCAAGGCCTTCATCAAGGGCATGGGCTATTCGGACGACGCCCTCGACCGTCCGATTGTCGGCATTACAGATACCTATTCGGATTTCAATCCGTGCCACGGCAATGTGCCGCAACTCATCGAGGCGGTGAAGCGCGGCGTCATGCTCGCCGGCGCCATGCCGATGGTGTTCCCCACCATCTCCATTCACGAAAGCTTTGCCTTCCCGACCTCGATGTTCCTGCGCAACCTGATGGCGATGGACACCGAGGAGATGATCCGTGCGCTGCCGGTCGATTCCGTGGTGCTGATCGGCGGCTGCGACAAGACCATCCCCGCACAGGTGATGGGTGCTGCCAGCGCCGACAAGCCTGCGATTGTCCTGCCGACCGGGCCGATGCTGGTCGGCCACTTCAAGGGTGAGCAACTTGGCGCCTGCACCGATTGCCGCCGGCTGTGGGGCGAATACCGCGGCGAGCGCATGAGCGGCGAAGACATCGAGCGCGCCAATGAGCGGCTGGTGCCGTCGGTCGGCACCTGCGGCGTCATGGGCACGGCCTCGACCATCGCCTGCATGATGGAAGCGCTGGGCCTGTCTTTGCCCGGCAGCGCCTCGATTCCGGCGGTCCATGCCGACCGAATCCGTATGGCCGAGCTGACTGGCAAGCGCGCCGCCGAGATGACCAAAGGCGGGCCGAAGCCGTCCGAGATTTTGACAAAGGACGCGTTCCGGAACGCCATCGTCATGCTGCAGGCGATCGGCGGCTCGACCAACGGCGTTGTGCATCTCTCCGCCATCGCTGGCCGCACCAGGAATCCGATCTCGCTGGAGACCTATGACGAGGTCGGCCGCAATACGCCGGTGCTGGTCGACCTCAAGCCTACCGGCCAGCATTACATGGAGCACTTCCATCAGGCCGGCGGCGTGCCGCGTCTGATGCAGGAACTGAAGGATCTGCTGGCGCTCGATGCCAGACATGTCGCGGGCGGCACGTTGGGCGACGCCATCAAGACCTTCGAGGACGTACCCGGTCAGACCGTGATCCGGCCCCGCACGGCGCCATTGAAGAGCGAAGGTGGCCTCGTCGTGTTGCGTGGCAATCTGGCGCCGCGCGGCGCCGTGCTCAAGCAGGGCGCGGCCGCAGCGAAACTGATGCAGCATGAAGGCCGCGCTGTGGTGTTCGATTCCGTCGCCGACATGACAGCGCGCATCGACGATCCGAGCCTCGACGTCACCGCCGACGATATTCTGGTCATGCGCAATGCCGGCCCGATCGGCGCGCCGGGCATGCCGGAGGCCGGCTATATCCCGATCCCGAAGAAGTTGGCGCAGCAGGGCGTCAAGGACATGGTGCGCATGTCGGATGCGCGCATGAGCGGCACCGCCTTCGGCACCATTGTGCTGCATATCAGCCCGGAAGCCGCGGTGGGCGGTCCGCTCGCCTTGGTCAAGACCGGCGACCGCATCCGCCTCGACGTCAAGGCGCGACGCATCGACCTGCTGATCGACGATGCGGAGATGAAGAAGCGGCAAGCCGCCTGGCGGCCACCGCCGGTACCGGAGGTGGCGCAGCGCGGTTACGCCAAACTCTATCGCGAGCATGTGCAACAGGCCGACGAAGGCTGCGATTTCGACTTCCTGGCGCGGCCCGGCGACAAGACCTGA
- a CDS encoding DSD1 family PLP-dependent enzyme: MPALPPAEIGAPFSEIDTPALVIDLDAMERNLALMAERVRALGIRIRPHAKTHKSAIIAAQQVALGAVGVCCQKVAEAEALAAGGVRDILISNEVVGARKLTRLAALARHIRIAVCVDEFAQIALLGDAARQAGARIEVLVEIDVGGRRCGVTPGPEATRFAAEIARHDHLRFGGLQAYHGSAQHLRTPAERKAAIDAAQQAVMDTLTPLQAAGFTCDTIGGAGTGTFPIEGASGVWNELQAGSYIFMDADYARNVADEGGNAPRFDHALFVLATVISAVKDTQVVVDAGHKALSNDSGFPVVWQRPGLSYHRPSDEHGVVAVAPGAQKPAWGDKLLLVPGHCDPTVNLYDWYVGVRDFGTPHARVETLWPVDGRGAVT; encoded by the coding sequence ATGCCCGCTTTGCCGCCCGCCGAGATCGGCGCGCCGTTTTCCGAGATCGACACGCCGGCGCTGGTCATCGACCTCGACGCCATGGAGCGCAACCTGGCGCTGATGGCGGAGCGGGTGAGGGCGCTCGGCATCCGCATCCGCCCGCACGCCAAGACGCACAAGTCGGCGATCATCGCGGCCCAGCAGGTGGCGCTCGGCGCCGTCGGCGTCTGCTGCCAGAAGGTGGCCGAGGCCGAAGCGCTGGCTGCCGGCGGCGTGCGCGACATTCTCATCAGTAACGAGGTGGTCGGCGCACGCAAGCTCACGCGGCTGGCGGCGCTGGCGCGGCACATCCGCATTGCCGTTTGCGTGGATGAATTCGCGCAGATCGCCTTGCTCGGCGATGCTGCGCGTCAGGCCGGCGCGCGCATCGAGGTGCTGGTCGAGATCGATGTCGGCGGCCGCCGCTGCGGCGTCACGCCAGGACCGGAGGCGACACGTTTTGCCGCGGAGATTGCGCGCCACGATCACCTGCGCTTCGGGGGCCTGCAGGCCTATCACGGCAGCGCGCAGCATCTGCGTACGCCGGCCGAGCGCAAGGCGGCGATCGACGCGGCGCAACAGGCGGTGATGGATACGCTCACACCGCTCCAGGCCGCGGGCTTCACCTGTGACACGATCGGCGGCGCCGGCACCGGCACCTTCCCGATCGAAGGCGCGTCCGGCGTCTGGAACGAGTTGCAGGCCGGCTCCTATATTTTCATGGATGCCGACTACGCCAGGAATGTCGCGGACGAAGGCGGCAACGCGCCGCGCTTCGATCATGCGCTGTTCGTGCTGGCAACGGTGATCAGCGCCGTCAAGGACACGCAGGTGGTGGTCGATGCCGGACACAAGGCGCTGTCGAATGACAGCGGCTTTCCGGTGGTGTGGCAGCGGCCGGGGCTTTCGTATCACCGCCCATCCGACGAGCACGGCGTGGTGGCGGTGGCGCCGGGTGCGCAGAAGCCGGCCTGGGGTGACAAGCTGCTGCTTGTGCCCGGGCATTGCGACCCCACTGTCAATTTGTACGACTGGTATGTTGGTGTGCGCGATTTCGGCACGCCGCACGCGCGAGTCGAGACCTTGTGGCCGGTCGATGGGCGCGGCGCCGTGACCTGA
- a CDS encoding GntR family transcriptional regulator: MDDAANQQHKRTPDEEIAEALESDIIFGRLKPGERLREEALLERFGHSRHFIRLAFARLEKKGILVHTRNVGAAVRAFTVAEVEEIYDVREMIQRQAALRIRLPAEPEAVARIAAIQRDYASCVTTGDLRGIHACNDRFHLAIFALCNNGYLLALVKQYMDLTYVIRTVTFSDPKALEASRIQHELMIEQLKGRDNWALAELCVQHLRPNKEKYLGRLREAAEIASHKPAAE, translated from the coding sequence ATGGACGACGCGGCAAACCAGCAGCACAAGCGGACGCCGGACGAGGAGATCGCCGAGGCGCTAGAAAGCGATATCATTTTCGGCCGCCTCAAGCCGGGCGAGCGGCTGCGCGAAGAGGCGCTGCTTGAACGCTTCGGCCATTCGCGCCACTTCATTCGTCTCGCCTTCGCTCGGCTTGAGAAGAAAGGCATTCTGGTCCACACCCGCAATGTCGGCGCCGCCGTGCGCGCTTTCACCGTCGCCGAGGTGGAAGAGATCTACGACGTCCGCGAGATGATCCAGCGTCAGGCCGCCTTGCGCATTCGTCTGCCGGCGGAACCGGAAGCTGTCGCGCGCATCGCCGCCATTCAGCGCGATTACGCGTCGTGCGTGACGACCGGCGACCTGCGCGGCATTCATGCCTGCAACGACCGCTTCCATCTTGCGATCTTCGCGCTGTGCAACAACGGCTACCTGCTGGCGCTGGTCAAGCAGTACATGGATCTCACTTACGTGATCCGCACCGTCACATTCTCCGACCCGAAGGCGCTGGAGGCCTCGCGCATCCAGCACGAATTGATGATCGAGCAGCTCAAGGGTCGCGACAACTGGGCGCTGGCCGAGCTTTGCGTGCAGCATTTGCGGCCCAACAAGGAGAAGTATCTCGGACGCCTGCGCGAAGCCGCCGAAATCGCATCGCACAAGCCGGCGGCCGAATAG
- a CDS encoding TRAP transporter large permease: MGILFLFLGYMGVPVAFALIGAVLIVTTFTPVGHASMIAQVFNGMDVEALMAIPFFLLVGDLMTSANVTQRMITLSQTLVGHMRGGLAQVVTLFSMFFAGISGSSAADVAVLTRSVAPEMAREGYNKAFTAALIASAATMANLIPPSIMAVVYGATGNVSIGGLFLGGVAPGVFIGIGLMIYSHFFGPIGMKHKRATFAQFTEATKRSAVPLMIPIIIMGGILTGWFTPSEAGIIAVAYILFVVIPLLNPKHLPHLPRDFALTGLLYSIPLITIGAASAFGWMLAYLRGPAVVSDWIAYYAGGDPHLIMLLLTALFILVGDFIDAVPAIIIFMPLILELTKNADINAVHMGVVIITTLAFGLITPPYGLCLLMAAKFVNVKFSRAMLASFPIYIIFFAAIAFVIYFPEIVLWLPKQLLPQSVGCFRNPSGAGWICP; the protein is encoded by the coding sequence ATGGGAATTCTGTTCCTTTTTCTCGGCTATATGGGCGTGCCGGTCGCCTTCGCGCTGATCGGCGCCGTGCTGATCGTCACCACATTCACGCCGGTCGGCCACGCCTCGATGATCGCGCAGGTCTTCAACGGGATGGACGTCGAAGCCCTGATGGCCATTCCGTTCTTCCTGCTGGTTGGCGATCTGATGACGTCCGCCAACGTGACCCAGCGCATGATCACGTTGTCGCAGACCCTGGTCGGCCACATGCGCGGCGGTCTCGCCCAAGTCGTCACCCTGTTCAGCATGTTCTTTGCCGGCATTTCCGGGTCGTCGGCGGCCGATGTCGCGGTCCTGACCCGCTCGGTTGCGCCGGAAATGGCGCGCGAGGGCTATAACAAGGCCTTTACTGCGGCCCTGATCGCCTCGGCGGCGACGATGGCGAACCTGATCCCGCCGAGCATCATGGCCGTCGTCTACGGCGCCACCGGCAATGTGTCGATCGGCGGCCTGTTTCTCGGTGGCGTGGCGCCCGGCGTGTTCATCGGCATCGGCCTGATGATCTACAGCCACTTCTTCGGCCCGATCGGCATGAAGCATAAGCGCGCGACCTTCGCCCAGTTCACCGAGGCCACCAAGCGCAGCGCCGTGCCGCTGATGATCCCGATCATCATCATGGGCGGCATCCTCACCGGCTGGTTCACACCGAGCGAGGCCGGCATCATCGCCGTCGCCTACATTCTCTTCGTCGTCATCCCGCTCCTGAACCCGAAGCATCTTCCGCATCTGCCACGCGACTTCGCGCTCACCGGCCTCCTTTATTCGATTCCGCTGATCACCATCGGCGCCGCCTCCGCCTTCGGCTGGATGCTGGCTTACCTGCGCGGCCCGGCCGTGGTCTCCGACTGGATTGCCTACTATGCCGGCGGCGATCCACATCTGATCATGCTGCTGCTGACGGCGCTTTTCATCCTGGTCGGCGATTTCATCGACGCCGTGCCGGCAATCATTATCTTCATGCCGCTGATCCTGGAGCTGACCAAGAACGCGGACATCAACGCCGTCCATATGGGCGTCGTGATCATCACCACGCTCGCCTTCGGCCTGATCACGCCACCCTACGGCCTCTGCCTCTTGATGGCGGCGAAGTTCGTCAACGTGAAATTCTCGCGCGCGATGCTGGCTTCTTTCCCCATCTACATCATCTTCTTTGCCGCCATCGCATTCGTGATTTACTTCCCCGAAATCGTGCTATGGCTGCCGAAACAGCTGCTGCCGCAATCGGTTGGCTGCTTCCGTAACCCCAGTGGCGCGGGCTGGATCTGCCCCTGA
- a CDS encoding transglutaminase family protein, with product MIYDVRQVTTCIYASAVSHAHHVLRLTPVNRDGQRVHVSSLQIEPRPVKAREGQDFFGNKLTSVAISEAHETLAVKVSARIAVDSVVLPDPATAPSWERVREEVFAASDIGPQSPVHFMFPSRMVSLDPEIRDYARASFTRGRSVLAAALDLTHRIKTDMAYEIGATTVTTTAPMSFALRRGVCQDFAHIMISGLRGLGLPASYVSGYLRTTRTPEQTELQGADAMHAWVQVWCGHDIGWIGFDPTNDMIASDDHVTLAIGRDYSDVAPMDGVIVAAGGQRITVSVSVTPVQASSTLLPQNTF from the coding sequence ATGATCTACGATGTGCGCCAGGTGACGACCTGCATCTACGCCTCGGCGGTCAGCCATGCCCATCATGTGCTGCGCCTGACGCCGGTCAACCGCGACGGCCAGCGCGTGCATGTGTCGTCATTGCAGATCGAACCGCGGCCGGTGAAGGCTCGTGAAGGTCAGGATTTCTTCGGCAACAAACTCACATCGGTTGCCATCAGCGAAGCTCATGAGACACTCGCCGTGAAAGTCTCGGCGCGCATCGCGGTGGACAGCGTCGTCCTCCCCGATCCAGCAACCGCGCCGTCGTGGGAACGCGTGCGCGAAGAAGTGTTCGCGGCGAGCGATATCGGGCCGCAGTCGCCGGTGCATTTCATGTTTCCGAGTCGTATGGTGTCGCTCGACCCTGAAATTCGCGACTATGCGCGCGCCAGCTTCACGCGGGGCCGTTCGGTGCTCGCGGCTGCCCTCGACCTAACCCATCGCATCAAGACCGACATGGCCTACGAGATCGGCGCCACCACCGTGACGACGACGGCGCCGATGTCGTTCGCGCTGCGCCGCGGCGTCTGCCAGGACTTCGCGCATATCATGATTTCCGGCCTGCGCGGTCTCGGCCTGCCGGCGTCCTATGTCAGCGGTTACTTGCGCACGACGCGCACGCCCGAGCAGACTGAATTGCAGGGCGCCGACGCCATGCACGCCTGGGTTCAGGTGTGGTGCGGCCACGACATCGGCTGGATCGGCTTTGACCCGACCAACGACATGATCGCTTCCGACGATCATGTCACGCTGGCGATCGGGCGCGATTATTCCGACGTGGCGCCGATGGACGGCGTTATCGTCGCCGCCGGCGGCCAACGCATTACCGTGTCGGTGAGCGTGACGCCGGTGCAGGCGTCGAGCACGTTGCTGCCGCAGAACACGTTCTAA
- a CDS encoding thermonuclease family protein, producing the protein MARMIGRALIASALLGLAAGAPARAECSGTPAGTGVVTAVRDGRTLLLADGREIRLAGIEASADGVALRALVAGQALRIERISDDRYGRVVAFAYIGEPKEAAAELLQIALLKAGQARVSARPGPKSCAQALLSAERTARAASLGLWADPNFAPLRSQNLTISAPEMGQFALIEGQVLSVRESGATIYVNFGRRWTRDFAVTIPKREARNFAAAGIEPKMLERRRVRVRGILERRSGPIIDVTVPEQIELID; encoded by the coding sequence ATGGCGCGCATGATCGGGCGCGCGCTGATCGCTTCGGCTTTGCTCGGCCTCGCGGCTGGCGCGCCCGCGCGTGCCGAATGCAGCGGAACGCCGGCCGGCACCGGCGTGGTCACCGCAGTGCGCGACGGCCGCACTTTGCTGTTGGCCGACGGTCGTGAAATCCGGCTTGCAGGCATCGAAGCGTCGGCCGATGGCGTGGCCCTGCGCGCACTCGTCGCCGGCCAGGCCCTCCGCATCGAACGCATCAGCGACGACCGCTATGGCCGGGTTGTCGCCTTCGCTTACATTGGCGAGCCCAAAGAAGCGGCGGCGGAACTTTTGCAAATCGCACTGCTCAAAGCCGGGCAGGCCCGGGTTTCGGCACGGCCCGGGCCCAAATCATGCGCACAGGCTCTTTTGAGTGCCGAACGCACGGCGCGCGCCGCCAGCCTCGGATTGTGGGCCGACCCCAATTTCGCCCCTTTGCGTTCCCAAAATTTAACCATATCGGCGCCCGAAATGGGGCAATTCGCCCTGATTGAGGGCCAGGTCTTGTCGGTGCGGGAGAGCGGGGCCACTATTTATGTGAACTTTGGACGGCGCTGGACGCGGGACTTCGCAGTCACTATCCCGAAACGGGAAGCGCGTAATTTCGCCGCCGCCGGGATCGAACCGAAAATGCTGGAACGGCGCCGCGTCCGTGTGCGCGGCATCCTCGAGCGGCGCAGCGGCCCGATCATCGACGTGACCGTACCCGAACAGATTGAGTTGATTGACTGA
- a CDS encoding TRAP transporter small permease translates to MPRFDSLVIQDQRHLKWRAFDPIEQGLMILCGICIASFSLLVFCDVITRAIGRPWLWVQEATMTFFLYGIFIGVAAATRRNDHLYLAVLAESMSGGARLFFEFFNRLCVLGVAFAMIYYGYINFLDGFKSLRMPSMTPIASLYAAIPISGLFVALFTIEQMVNGLKHGFADPNGPPEEKRQSL, encoded by the coding sequence ATGCCGCGCTTTGACAGCCTCGTCATCCAGGACCAGCGCCATCTCAAATGGCGTGCGTTCGATCCGATCGAACAGGGCCTCATGATCCTGTGCGGCATCTGCATCGCTTCGTTCAGCCTTCTGGTGTTTTGCGATGTCATCACCCGCGCCATCGGCCGACCGTGGCTGTGGGTGCAGGAAGCGACGATGACGTTCTTCCTGTATGGCATCTTTATCGGCGTGGCCGCCGCAACGCGCCGCAACGACCATCTCTATCTCGCCGTACTCGCGGAATCGATGAGCGGCGGCGCGCGGCTGTTCTTCGAGTTCTTCAACAGGCTTTGCGTGCTCGGCGTCGCCTTCGCCATGATTTATTACGGTTACATCAACTTCCTCGACGGCTTCAAAAGCCTGCGTATGCCGTCGATGACACCGATCGCCTCGCTCTATGCCGCGATCCCGATCAGCGGCCTGTTCGTCGCCTTGTTCACCATCGAGCAAATGGTCAACGGCCTGAAGCACGGCTTTGCCGATCCGAACGGCCCCCCGGAAGAAAAGAGGCAGTCGCTGTGA